In Aquimarina sp. TRL1, a single window of DNA contains:
- a CDS encoding NAD(P)/FAD-dependent oxidoreductase codes for MNYEKQFDVIIIGGSYAGLSAAMTLGRALRSVLVIDGGTPCNRNTPFSHNFLTQDGVPPQEISRIAKEQVLQYPTIAFYEGIAIEGTQTSEGFEILTSCRQHFKSKKLIFATGLQDQLPKIEGFTPCWGVSILHCPYCHGYEVKHQKTAIIANGETAFELTKMISNWTKEITIFTNGVCMLSDKQIAILSNLDITIIESPIQEIKHTDGFLKSIKTENGTSIVLSVAYTRLPTTQQCNIPQTLACSLTEEGKIEVNESLQTTNSGIWACGDCSSFRSVPTAVYTGAIAGKSVNKILTEEAFTPTASLT; via the coding sequence ATGAATTACGAAAAACAATTTGATGTCATCATCATAGGAGGCAGTTATGCTGGACTCTCTGCTGCTATGACACTAGGAAGGGCACTTAGAAGTGTTTTGGTTATAGATGGCGGAACTCCCTGCAATCGAAATACTCCCTTTTCTCACAACTTCTTAACTCAAGACGGGGTTCCTCCTCAAGAAATTTCTCGTATTGCCAAAGAACAGGTATTACAATATCCCACCATAGCTTTTTATGAAGGAATTGCTATTGAGGGCACCCAGACATCTGAGGGGTTTGAGATTTTAACCTCGTGTAGGCAACACTTCAAGTCTAAGAAGCTAATTTTCGCAACGGGTCTACAAGATCAATTGCCAAAAATAGAAGGATTTACTCCTTGCTGGGGTGTCTCGATTTTACATTGTCCATACTGTCATGGATATGAAGTAAAGCACCAAAAAACAGCTATTATTGCTAATGGAGAAACGGCTTTTGAACTCACTAAAATGATAAGCAACTGGACAAAAGAAATTACAATATTCACTAATGGAGTCTGTATGCTGTCTGATAAACAAATAGCGATTCTCTCCAACCTAGATATCACTATTATTGAATCTCCTATTCAAGAAATCAAACATACAGACGGGTTCCTAAAAAGTATCAAGACCGAAAACGGAACCTCTATAGTACTATCTGTCGCATATACCCGTTTACCTACAACACAGCAATGTAATATCCCACAAACATTGGCATGTTCACTTACTGAAGAAGGAAAAATCGAAGTAAATGAATCATTACAAACAACGAATTCTGGAATATGGGCTTGTGGAGACTGTAGCTCGTTTCGATCAGTTCCAACTGCTGTATATACTGGTGCTATAGCCGGAAAGTCTGTCAATAAAATACTAACAGAAGAAGCCTTTACCCCTACTGCTTCTTTGACATAA
- a CDS encoding DUF1501 domain-containing protein, whose product MKKQYTQSKTAFDKQTEKGCNPDDHKKWSRRSFLQTLGLAGGGSMMLANTPISVSRPSPLSVALNSVENDKILIICRLSGGNDGFNTIIPVYDYDTYANARPLIKIPPSEFITLNDDFAMAKSMNKLERLWGDGQMKVVHGVGYEDSSLSHFHGSDIWANTNLTEEDRTGWLGRYFQELYPDYIFNPPTSPPSIQIGSIGNLIFKGPENDFSFAVSDPRRLLQIAENGTSYGLDTLPDCTHGQQVKYLREVTNTTFTYADVISQAYENSTDFGGYLEDSLGRQLSIIARLIKGGLGTKVYMVTLGGFDTHSGQITRHQTLMNSFSEAVSTFYQDLQAAGWDDKVLTMTISEFGRRFKENGSLGTDHGTAAAAMFFGTGLQGSGFVGEHPDLSDLTRGGNVYNTNDFRQVYATVMQEWLCIPKDMVSQALLGTSFESLDLGFNCSGSIDPIDGEAIGHTVTYRNNQTYIHITTPSTAHTDITLYNIIGQKVATLRNEVLFEGSHEIDVKETAQTRLSTGQYVYRIETNGASYSRSLLIS is encoded by the coding sequence ATGAAAAAACAATATACCCAATCGAAAACAGCATTTGACAAACAAACAGAAAAAGGATGCAACCCTGATGATCATAAAAAATGGAGCAGACGATCTTTTCTTCAAACTTTAGGGCTTGCAGGAGGAGGATCAATGATGTTGGCAAACACACCTATTTCTGTATCCAGACCCTCACCTCTTTCAGTAGCACTTAACAGTGTAGAAAATGACAAAATTTTAATCATATGCCGTCTTAGCGGAGGAAACGATGGGTTTAATACGATAATACCTGTATACGATTACGACACCTATGCCAATGCCCGTCCCTTGATCAAAATTCCTCCAAGTGAATTTATTACTTTGAACGATGATTTTGCAATGGCAAAGTCTATGAACAAACTTGAGCGTTTATGGGGAGATGGTCAAATGAAAGTAGTACATGGAGTAGGATACGAAGATTCCAGTTTATCACATTTTCACGGATCTGATATATGGGCAAATACCAACCTAACAGAAGAAGACAGAACAGGATGGTTAGGGCGCTACTTTCAGGAATTATATCCTGATTATATTTTTAATCCTCCTACCAGTCCTCCTTCTATTCAAATCGGAAGTATTGGAAATTTAATTTTTAAAGGACCTGAAAACGATTTCTCTTTTGCAGTTTCAGATCCTCGAAGGTTATTGCAAATTGCCGAAAACGGAACTTCATACGGTCTTGATACCTTACCTGATTGTACTCATGGACAACAAGTAAAATACTTAAGAGAAGTCACCAATACTACTTTTACCTATGCAGATGTTATTAGCCAGGCTTATGAAAATTCCACTGATTTTGGAGGATATCTCGAAGATAGTCTGGGTAGACAACTCAGTATTATTGCACGTCTTATAAAAGGAGGATTAGGAACTAAAGTATACATGGTTACACTAGGGGGATTTGACACACATTCTGGTCAAATAACCAGACACCAAACATTGATGAATAGTTTTTCTGAAGCAGTTAGTACTTTTTATCAAGACTTACAAGCTGCTGGATGGGATGATAAAGTACTGACCATGACAATTTCCGAATTTGGACGTCGATTTAAAGAAAATGGTTCCTTAGGAACTGATCATGGCACTGCCGCTGCTGCTATGTTCTTCGGCACTGGATTACAAGGAAGCGGATTTGTTGGAGAACATCCAGATTTATCAGATCTTACTCGTGGTGGAAATGTATACAACACTAATGATTTTAGACAGGTATATGCCACGGTCATGCAAGAGTGGTTATGCATCCCAAAAGACATGGTATCACAAGCTCTTTTAGGCACTTCTTTCGAATCTTTGGATTTAGGATTTAATTGCTCTGGTAGTATTGATCCTATAGATGGAGAAGCCATAGGACATACAGTTACGTACAGAAACAATCAAACCTATATCCACATCACCACACCTTCTACTGCACATACCGACATCACCTTATATAATATTATTGGACAAAAAGTAGCTACCTTAAGAAATGAGGTGCTCTTTGAAGGTTCTCATGAAATTGATGTCAAAGAAACTGCACAAACCCGATTAAGCACTGGTCAATATGTATATCGTATTGAAACAAACGGAGCCAGTTATAGTCGCTCCTTATTAATTTCTTAG